One window of the Rhipicephalus sanguineus isolate Rsan-2018 chromosome 2, BIME_Rsan_1.4, whole genome shotgun sequence genome contains the following:
- the LOC119381967 gene encoding nucleolin, whose amino-acid sequence MSEPNPDSEREERTEEETKRAEVEKPAADSKEEKETKGDAAPPAKKANAEPARTRPQRKTKSAGARRVRILAATAKEGEALLRELGHKDSSVPDSGCRRTRSQTRCITDAPAARQSARKTPAKPARGAKKGAASKRSKKEESEEDDKEEAASAEEALTTAVYEDGSAGSIKDEDKVNNDEDAGEARQEDSEDANADRKEEPEVSNTQYEPSTDSGSKATATTTADPKVVAESPVATDNCGSLVTWWTTRAGVWSCTTRAARRGQG is encoded by the coding sequence ATGTCTGAACCCAACCCGGACAGCGAGAGGGAAGAACGCACTGAAGAAGAGACGAAAAGGGCGGAGGTGGAGAAGCCTGCCGCAGACTCCAAGGAGGAGAAAGAGACCAAGGGGGATGCTGCTCCGCCCGCCAAGAAGGCTAACGCCGAACCGGCCAGGACGCGTCCCCAGCGTAAGACCAAGTCAGCGGGTGCGCGTCGCGTGCGCATCCTGGCGGCGACCGCCAAGGAGGGCGAGGCCCTTCTCAGGGAACTCGGCCACAAGGACAGCAGCGTCCCAGACAGTGGCTGCAGGCGCACACGCTCGCAGACGCGGTGCATCACGGATGCTCCCGCTGCACGGCAGTCTGCACGGAAGACACCTGCCAAGCCAGCACGCGGTGCCAAGAAGGGTGCGGCCTCCAAGCGCAGTAAGAAGGAAGAGAGTGAGGAGGACGATAAAGAAGAGGCAGCCTCTGCTGAGGAGGCCTTGACGACAGCCGTCTACGAGGACGGGTCAGCAGGCAGCATAAAGGACGAGGACAAGGTGAATAACGACGAGGATGCAGGCGAGGCACGGCAAGAAGATTCTGAGGATGCCAACGCCGATCGCAAGGAGGAACCGGAGGTCAGCAACACGCAATATGAGCCAAGCACAGACAGTGGCAGCAAGGCGACTGCCACGacgaccgctgacccgaaagtgGTAGCGGAGTCTCCAGTTGCCACGGACAACTGCGGGAGCTTGGTGACGTGGTGGACGACCCGTGCCGGCGTGTGGTCGTGTACGACACGTGCTGCCCGCCGTGGCCAAGGGTAG